From the genome of Anaerolineae bacterium, one region includes:
- a CDS encoding Gfo/Idh/MocA family oxidoreductase, with protein sequence MGELRFAVFGAGFWAPYQLAAWGELKGARCVALYNRTRERAEALARRAGIPAVYDDAEELIRRERPDFLDVVTSVETHAPFVRLAAEHGLPVICQKPMATTLAEAEEMVAVCQRAGVPLFVHENWRWQEPLRRLKQALDEGRIGRPFRARIEYNSSFPVFDNQPFLKELEQFILTDMGSHILDVGRFLLGEVERLYCQTHRVHPDIAGEDVATVMMRTRAGATLTCEISYASRTEKERFPQTFVLVEGEEGSLELAPDYWVRLTTAEGVFSRRWPPPVYPWSDPAYALVHSSIVSCNADILRALRGEGRAETTGEDNLQTVRLVFAAYESAATGRAVVLPG encoded by the coding sequence ATGGGCGAACTGCGCTTCGCCGTCTTCGGTGCCGGGTTCTGGGCTCCCTACCAGCTGGCCGCCTGGGGTGAGCTGAAGGGCGCCCGCTGCGTCGCCCTCTACAACCGCACCCGGGAGCGGGCGGAGGCGCTAGCTCGACGGGCCGGCATCCCCGCCGTCTACGACGACGCCGAGGAGCTCATCCGTCGGGAGCGGCCCGACTTCCTGGACGTCGTTACCAGTGTGGAGACCCACGCTCCCTTCGTGCGCCTGGCGGCCGAACACGGCCTCCCCGTCATCTGCCAGAAGCCGATGGCCACCACCCTGGCCGAGGCGGAGGAGATGGTAGCCGTCTGCCAGCGCGCGGGGGTGCCCTTGTTCGTGCACGAGAACTGGCGCTGGCAGGAGCCTCTGCGGCGCCTGAAGCAAGCCCTGGACGAGGGCCGCATCGGCCGTCCCTTCCGCGCCCGCATCGAGTACAACTCCAGTTTCCCCGTCTTCGACAATCAGCCCTTCCTCAAAGAGCTGGAGCAGTTCATACTTACCGACATGGGCAGTCACATTCTGGACGTGGGCCGGTTCCTGCTGGGCGAAGTAGAGCGGCTCTACTGCCAGACGCATCGGGTGCACCCCGACATCGCCGGAGAGGACGTGGCCACCGTCATGATGCGCACCCGCGCCGGCGCCACCCTCACCTGCGAGATCAGCTACGCCAGCCGCACCGAGAAGGAGCGCTTCCCCCAGACCTTCGTCTTAGTGGAGGGCGAGGAAGGCTCGCTGGAGCTGGCCCCCGACTACTGGGTCCGCCTGACCACTGCCGAGGGGGTGTTCTCCCGCCGGTGGCCCCCTCCCGTCTACCCCTGGTCCGATCCCGCCTACGCCCTGGTACACTCCAGCATCGTTTCCTGCAATGCCGACATCCTGAGGGCTCTGCGAGGCGAGGGCCGGGCGGAGACTACCGGCGAGGACAACCTGCAGACGGTACGACTGGTCTTCGCCGCCTACGAGTCGGCGGCGACGGGCCGGGCCGTGGTCCTGCCCGGCTGA
- a CDS encoding DUF438 domain-containing protein has protein sequence MQQPVSDKESRKEVIKEVIRRLHSGATAEEMTRRFGQVLHGVSATEIAQIEQELIEEGMPREEVHRLCDVHLAVFRESLAAGETLAPPGHPIHTLMEEHRIMLAQAQELAELAQELKEVDYIGREAEERLEKAAEEMRSAESHYVREENVLFPYLEKHGITQPPAIMWMEHDQIREIKKGVLGVLGRHQEMPVADFAEQLAAAAVTLAETLASHFFKENNILYPASLRVITEEEWPEVRAEFDDLGYASFTPAMPPAEGRREALEVGAGPEGMVRFRTGTLSVEALEAVLDALPLDVTFVDKDDRVRYFNDIAERIFPRTRAVLGRTVQRCHPQKSLHVVNQILSDFRQGKRDSAEFWIEIGGRFIYIRYFPVRDRQGEYLGCLEVMQDVTRIRQLEGEKRLL, from the coding sequence ATGCAGCAACCGGTTAGCGACAAGGAAAGCCGCAAGGAAGTGATAAAGGAGGTGATCAGGCGCCTCCACTCCGGGGCTACGGCGGAAGAGATGACCCGCCGCTTCGGCCAGGTCCTGCACGGGGTGTCTGCCACTGAGATCGCCCAGATAGAGCAGGAGCTGATCGAAGAGGGAATGCCCCGCGAGGAGGTGCACCGCCTGTGCGATGTGCACCTGGCCGTGTTCCGCGAGTCCCTGGCGGCGGGCGAAACCCTGGCCCCGCCCGGGCACCCCATCCACACCCTGATGGAAGAGCACCGCATCATGCTGGCTCAGGCCCAGGAACTGGCGGAGCTGGCCCAGGAACTGAAGGAAGTGGATTACATCGGCCGCGAAGCGGAGGAGCGGCTGGAGAAGGCCGCCGAGGAGATGCGCAGCGCCGAGAGCCACTACGTGCGGGAGGAGAACGTCCTCTTCCCCTACCTGGAGAAGCATGGCATCACTCAGCCGCCGGCCATCATGTGGATGGAGCACGACCAGATTCGGGAGATCAAGAAGGGAGTGCTGGGCGTCTTGGGGCGCCATCAGGAGATGCCGGTCGCTGACTTCGCTGAACAACTGGCGGCCGCCGCCGTGACCCTGGCGGAGACGCTGGCCAGCCACTTCTTCAAGGAGAACAACATCCTCTATCCGGCCTCCTTGCGGGTGATCACCGAGGAGGAATGGCCCGAAGTGAGGGCGGAGTTCGACGATCTCGGCTACGCTTCCTTCACCCCCGCCATGCCTCCGGCGGAGGGGCGCCGCGAGGCCCTGGAGGTGGGCGCCGGCCCCGAAGGGATGGTGCGCTTCCGCACCGGGACGCTGTCGGTGGAGGCGCTGGAGGCGGTGCTCGATGCTTTGCCCCTGGACGTGACCTTCGTGGATAAGGACGACCGGGTGCGCTACTTCAACGACATCGCCGAGCGGATCTTCCCCCGGACCAGGGCCGTGCTGGGCCGCACGGTGCAGCGATGCCATCCCCAGAAGAGCCTGCACGTGGTCAACCAGATACTGAGCGACTTCCGCCAGGGCAAGCGCGACTCGGCCGAGTTCTGGATCGAGATCGGGGGCAGGTTCATCTACATCCGCTACTTCCCCGTGCGCGACCGGCAAGGTGAGTATCTAGGCTGCCTCGAAGTGATGCAGGACGTCACCCGCATCCGCCAGCTGGAGGGGGAGAAGCGCCTGCTGTGA
- a CDS encoding cupin domain-containing protein — MSQHSGQDELRGEVSDLSGLVAYQEGAIVSRIVLRAPAGSVTLFAFDAGQELSEHTTPFDALVHVIEGEAEIIISGRSHSVREGQVIIMPADEPHAVKAPRRFKMMLTMIRA; from the coding sequence ATGTCACAACACAGTGGTCAAGACGAGTTACGAGGGGAGGTGAGTGACCTGTCGGGGCTGGTTGCCTACCAGGAGGGCGCCATCGTGAGCAGGATCGTGCTGCGCGCTCCGGCGGGATCGGTCACGCTGTTCGCGTTCGACGCCGGGCAGGAGCTGAGCGAACACACCACCCCATTCGATGCCCTGGTGCACGTGATAGAGGGAGAGGCGGAGATCATCATTTCTGGGCGGTCGCATTCGGTGCGGGAGGGGCAGGTTATCATCATGCCCGCCGATGAGCCCCATGCAGTCAAGGCACCGCGTCGCTTCAAGATGATGCTCACCATGATCCGGGCGTGA
- a CDS encoding PAS domain S-box protein, producing the protein MPDEANREGLQGDRGAGSSLAANGGPLPLASRGPSESGRPEGRPGRTDVDESGLRAFAAELLDGCAVGIIVLDAELRVVCMNKALERAFALPRDAAIGQNYRVLVEQRLKPIFEDPDGFARRVLGGDAQNSGAETFECHVLPGKGREDRWLERGAARIGAGPYAGGRIEHFYDITHRKLVEESLVASRRLFERMFHSMRDAVFVVDADMTIQQCNPAASEIFGYTEVEMVGQSTTILHGSPETHESFNAALVSGLREKGFLFLSELPMRRKSGEVFPTDLTVVPLEQEVGEGTGYVAVVRDVSDRVALDQMKSSFVANVSHELRSPLSSIMGYAEVLLDSDPAELTPTQREFLQVIYDSSQRLKWLVDDILDVSRIEADQFRLELAEVEPDVLVERTIEVLRPKAEEAGLALHSVIAAALPRVRADARRLQQVLENLVNNAIQFTPAGGTVQVSLRAEDAGYLVLEVVDTGVGIPPEDLPIIFERFRRGRNANQASAGGTGLGLYIVRSIVAAHGGRVEVESEVGRGSTFRAYFPLGGPSGIER; encoded by the coding sequence ATGCCGGACGAAGCCAACCGCGAGGGCCTGCAGGGTGATCGCGGCGCTGGTTCGTCTTTGGCGGCCAATGGAGGTCCGCTGCCTCTAGCGTCGCGGGGACCCTCCGAATCGGGCCGCCCCGAGGGGAGGCCCGGGCGCACTGACGTGGACGAGTCGGGCTTGCGTGCTTTCGCCGCGGAGCTGTTGGACGGCTGTGCCGTCGGCATCATCGTCCTAGATGCGGAGCTCCGCGTCGTCTGCATGAACAAGGCGCTGGAGAGGGCCTTCGCTCTGCCGCGGGACGCCGCCATAGGGCAGAACTACCGCGTGCTGGTGGAGCAGCGGCTCAAGCCTATCTTCGAAGACCCAGATGGATTCGCCAGGCGCGTTCTGGGTGGAGACGCCCAGAACTCCGGGGCTGAGACGTTCGAGTGCCACGTGCTGCCCGGCAAAGGTCGGGAGGACCGCTGGCTGGAGCGTGGCGCCGCCCGGATCGGGGCCGGCCCGTACGCCGGGGGCCGGATCGAGCACTTCTACGACATCACCCACCGCAAGCTGGTCGAGGAATCGCTTGTGGCGTCGCGTCGGCTGTTCGAGCGCATGTTCCACAGCATGCGCGATGCGGTGTTCGTGGTGGACGCCGACATGACCATACAACAGTGCAACCCGGCCGCGTCGGAGATCTTCGGCTACACCGAGGTGGAGATGGTGGGGCAGAGCACCACCATACTTCATGGCAGCCCAGAGACGCACGAATCGTTCAACGCGGCGCTGGTGTCGGGCCTCAGGGAGAAGGGATTCCTCTTCCTGAGCGAGCTTCCCATGAGGCGCAAGAGCGGGGAGGTCTTCCCCACCGACTTGACCGTGGTGCCCCTCGAGCAGGAGGTAGGCGAAGGCACGGGTTACGTGGCCGTGGTGCGAGACGTGTCTGACAGGGTGGCGCTGGACCAGATGAAGTCCAGCTTCGTGGCCAACGTGTCTCATGAGCTGCGCTCCCCTCTCTCTTCCATCATGGGCTACGCCGAGGTCCTGCTGGACTCGGACCCGGCGGAGCTCACCCCCACCCAGCGCGAGTTCCTTCAAGTCATCTACGATAGCAGCCAGCGGCTCAAATGGCTGGTGGACGATATCCTGGACGTGTCCCGGATAGAGGCGGATCAGTTTCGGCTCGAGTTGGCCGAGGTCGAGCCCGACGTGCTGGTGGAGCGGACGATAGAAGTCCTGCGGCCCAAGGCCGAAGAGGCGGGCCTGGCGCTCCACTCCGTCATAGCTGCCGCCCTGCCCCGAGTGAGGGCAGACGCCCGCCGGCTGCAGCAGGTGCTGGAGAACCTGGTCAACAACGCCATCCAGTTCACTCCGGCGGGAGGGACAGTCCAGGTATCGCTGCGAGCCGAAGATGCGGGCTATCTGGTGCTGGAGGTGGTTGACACCGGTGTAGGCATCCCTCCGGAGGATCTGCCCATCATATTTGAGCGCTTCCGCCGTGGCCGCAACGCGAACCAGGCCTCGGCAGGCGGGACCGGACTGGGCTTGTACATCGTGAGGTCAATCGTGGCGGCGCACGGTGGCCGGGTGGAGGTGGAGAGCGAGGTGGGCAGAGGCAGCACATTCCGCGCGTATTTCCCCCTTGGAGGGCCTTCGGGGATCGAACGCTGA
- a CDS encoding cupin domain-containing protein: MKVVVDENEVTWLQHPDRRSADLIRPGDTPAHAGLSLGVAEYTSTEFGELQRHDDQEAVYCVSGRGVIRVGDQEYEIYPGRAFYVGRAVPHATRRTGPEPVKVVYVHAPD; this comes from the coding sequence GTGAAAGTAGTTGTGGATGAGAATGAGGTCACCTGGCTGCAGCATCCCGACCGCCGCTCCGCCGATCTGATTCGCCCGGGTGACACCCCGGCCCATGCTGGGCTCTCGTTGGGAGTGGCGGAGTACACTTCCACCGAGTTCGGGGAGCTGCAGAGGCACGATGACCAGGAAGCGGTTTACTGCGTGTCGGGGCGGGGCGTCATCCGCGTCGGCGACCAGGAGTATGAGATCTACCCCGGTCGGGCGTTCTACGTCGGGCGGGCCGTGCCGCACGCCACCCGGCGCACGGGCCCCGAACCGGTCAAAGTGGTCTACGTTCACGCCCCGGACTAG